A stretch of DNA from Aspergillus flavus chromosome 3, complete sequence:
CGAAACTATCATTAATATTCGATCTAGTGTCAATCACATGTTGGAAGAATAAACACTCTTAAGAATTTATAGTGGCATCCATATTATCTCAAACGCGATGTCTTTGATCAACGTGGGAGCGACGGGAGCGAATTGCAGCTGAGAAGGACACTGTTTCCGAAAGGGACAATATGAAATTTGGGAACGAAGATCTGTACAGAGAGGGGATGTCAGGTTCGTTCGCCCTCTTTGCGCAGTCGTGCGAACGCTACAAGAACGGCACCTGCTCTATGGCCTAATGCCTCAAGATACAGCGCCAAGTTTGTAGATCTCCGGCGAAGGATTGCACCACGACTCCATGCTAAGCCCCGACTCTCTGATGTGGAGAAAGATCGCGATCGGGGATGCTCATGTTAAAGCAGCCTGTGACTAGGTTGAGGCCTTCCCTAGGATAAATCCTTTTCGTGCGAAATTGGGTCGGATATAGAAGCTTCAATTTTGTCACACATATATAGGCGCGACAAGGCTATTCCTTGCCATCGTGCTGCGCCCGGCCTCGGGTCAGTTGCTCTTAATACAGCCAGAAGTATTAGCCTAGAAAATTGGACGGGCATAGGTCGTATTGCCAAGCCTAATGCTTGACTTCGGCCCCATTTCCGGGCAATAGGTCCACTATATCGATCACCTTCATTTGCTGCCAGTACGGAAATGGTGGCTTGGCGAGGCATCGTACACACGACGATCTAAATAGAAAGACACTGGCTCCTCGAATGGCCAGATGACGTAGATGAATGGCTTGGAAGTCATGTATATAAATCCATGGGGCATTTACTATTTCCACTTAGACTTTCAGTCAGGAAATAACACTGTCTTCATTTAGTGAAAGACTCCCCCTGATATACTGGAATAAAAAACCTTGGTTGGTGCCTACTATACCGAAAGCAAAAACAACGCCTGCTATCATTATCTCTTTTGCCGTCGTACCTACAATGTGTTTCCGTTCCTCGAAAGAAATCGACTCCCACAGCCTGCCGTCACGGCCGATCGACCAGCCCAATGAATCACCAGAACAAGATAAGAACACGCCACGGCCGAAGGTTGTGAGAGACGACCGGCCCCTCAAGCTGTCTAATAAGgagatgagaagaaagacttgGTCCAGGCCGAACGTACTTGGTGCAGTTACCTTTGGCATGTAAGGGGCTGCTTAGGTTGAATGCTGTTTGACGAGAGCTGAAATGTGATATGGTGGTATATATCAATATGATGCTGGGAGTCCCCCGGACGGGAAAGAAGTGAAAATGGAAGCTTTCTACCAACAGCGGGGTGTGAACATGGGCGATGGACAACGGGCATACCTTTGAGGGCGGCAACTAGGCTTTTGGCATACGCTGTTAGCCGGCAATGATGTTTAGGGACTTTTATCATATAATCTGTGTCATGTGGGCATATTTACCCAAATGCCATGGGTTAAATAAACATCGAGAATGTCATGAGTCATGTCCTGTACATAGTAAAACTAGTGCTTTGGTGCCCCGTTACTTGTTTACCTAAACGGGAGATAGCTGATGTTCTAGGTAGGTTGTCCGAGATAGTGACAAGGATCCTGGTCCGATTGCCGAGGTCTAAAGATGAAGTGCTGCTGCAGGGTCACCGATTTAGAAGGTGGTTAGAACAGCATTGCAGATGGAAACGATAGTACTGAGTAAGACCGTAGATGGTAGTTGAACGTCTTCCGAAAGTCTTGGCCAAATACTATGCTCGATTGCATTCCTTTATCGTATCTCAATGATGTGAAGGCACGGCAGCAGGTAGACATAACTTCCAAAATAGCAGAACTGTACACCAGCAACACATAATTACTGAGGGTAGGAACATCTCTAAGAAATTCTAATAGTAGTTGAGCTGACGCTAACAGGAGTTGAATAAAGTATACATACAATGGATAGGTTTATCAGTGACGTTAACAAGCAAAAGTCCTGAGAGACGGTCTCATGATGACGACCTTGCGGGATATTCAAATTGTAGGCTACGTATAAATTACCTTCACCACTGTCATGGGAATCTGGAAAGACTCTTTCGTTGCCTATCCCGACACCCTAACTCCTATCCTTTTCTACTATTGTCTCATCAAGCATACACTGCATTCTTACAAGATGACTAGCCCAGAAATTCGCGAGTTCACCGTGAAGATTCCCAGGGAACGAGGAGAGCGTCTCAAGCGAAAGCCAAGAGATACGAGATTACCAGGTCAGGAAATCGTGCCCGGAGCTGGAACTCGATACGGTGAGTACATCTTATCTGACTCGTACGACGTGACTCTGGCAGCATGACATAGTAACCGGTCTATCTACTACAGAACCGGAATACAACTGGACGGACGATCTTTATGAGAAATGGACTGATGATTTCGACTGGTACTTTGTACAAGACAAAATCAATGAACCCTCCCATTACATCGGCGAATTTGAAGCCGTTCAGATTCACTTCCGGCATTCCCGCTCCAAGACCGCCAATGCAATCTCCCTTCTCCTTATTCATTGGTGGCCCGCAGTTTTCTACGAGTTCAGTAGGGTTTGGGGCCCTATGTTGCATCCTGTGAATGAGAACGAGCAAGCGCTCCATGTGGTCGTGCCCAGTGTGCCCGGATTCTGCTGCTCCAACTGGCCTCCCAAGGCTGGATGGACGTTACAGGACACTGTGAGACTCTTTGACTCCGTAATGAAGAAGCTCGGTTACAACGAGTATATGGTCCAATGTGGTGGTACGCGACATTTCGTGGGACGCGAGCTCGGGATGCGCTGCACGCCGTCATGCAAGTTGATCCACTTCAACTTCATTCCGAGTGAAATGCCCAATAACGCCAAGAGTTGGACAGAGCGCGAACATGCTATCGCTGAAAGGAAGGAGGACCGGTATGAGAATCACCTCGGTTATGCTGTGTGCATGCGCACTCGAGTTCGTACTTCTCTGTTTTGGGTTGTTGGATATTGATTGACTCGGTACTAACAATGTTGTGGCAGCCCCATACCATTAGAATCGGACTTCATGACAAGATTCTCATCATGCCATCCACGCGATGCTTTTCTGAAAATCTCCCAAACGAGGAATTCGTCGAGTTCACCACGGACTTTTGTTCCAGTTCGCTCAAGGTGCGCTTCGGGTACAGCTCATTCTTAGGGGATACTGAGCACTCGTCGAAGCGCATGGTGGAAATGACGGGAAAGGTGGTATATCATCAAGGTAGCacaccccccccccccaaccACCTTTCTATTTATTCCATTACGAATTGGTAAGGTTGATGCGAGGTCTAGAGCATGACAATGGGGGACATTTCGCTGCTTTGGAGTGCCCTGGGGAACTTGTTCAAGATGTCCGGGAGCTGGCAGCTCAAGAATTGGAAGAAGTAGCCTATATTATTGATTAGATGCGGAAAGAGTCGAGTTTTCGGCAGGGTATCTTTAATTACTGATATTGAAAAAGCTGTATCCGTTTCAACGAAGTAGCCAGCTTGAAAATGGCATACTATGTCATGTCTCACTACTATTTATTCCAACTCTTACCAAAGAAACCTACAATCGGGCAATATAACTTCCAGACATGGCAACTAATTCCCCGGTTGACTATCATATGACGTCGCCGTATACCCCAAGGGAACTCTAGCCTGATTCTCGTCTCCTATGAACATCTGCGCATGTATCCCTAGAGTGCGTTTGGCACCACTCATATAAACAACTCCGATGAAGCTTGGGCCCGCACACTGCAGTCTTCATCCAACGCTTAATTACCCTTGCAACGTCGGAGCAAATCGAACAaccctctccctcctcactCTGGTCATACCCTAAGCAAGGCTTACCATCCTTCTCCCTGCACCTTGCTCTATCTTCAAACACTGTCGTTGCCTTCGTCATCCTTCTGATCTCCGTCTTACTCACTACCCTCTACTTGTTAGGGTAGATTCCTTTATCCCGATAGTTTCCTCCACGTAAGTTCCCACCTCACAGATTAAGTTCTCCACTGGCGTCACTAGGGCTCTTATACTAAATCACAACAACAAGTTCCAGTTCTGGCTGTTATATCAGACGATAGAATTCCATGGTCGGATCGTATTATCACCCTGATACGCAGTCATCTACTAAATTAACACCTTGCGGCTAACCCACGCGCGGGGAATGCTTAAACCCTATAGCGCATACATTTTTCCATGTCATTCAATGGTTTGGCCCACGACTTCCTTGTCCATAGATATCAGGTTAATAGAGCTCAGCATCCTGGAAATTGCGCATGACTAGCGGATCAAGTTGTATGAGAGCTTTGGGTTTCAGAGTGAGGGGTTGTCAGTTAGGCGTGGACAAAAGAATATAGAGAGTATAAGAAAAGCTGTTCGCGCAGAGTCTATTGCATTTCCAGTCCCCATGGTGGTAAAGTCATAACTTGAGACACTAGAGTAGCTAATAATGTAATTTTTAGGAACCGAGAAATACTATGTATAGTAAGACAGAAAACGAACTAGAATATTGAGAATAGccaaaaaaaatatcaaagtGGATATAATAGTACATCGCTGATGTGAAATGATTTGTGCGCGTGCAAACAACATTAATATCGTATCACACATTATATTGAACAACATCATGTTGAAAAAGCGAGAGTTCCTCAGGGATTGATCCCCTGTATTAGATGAAATTTCCCCGGGGACTATTGGAGCGCGGACCAGCTGGCGGACTTTGGTGAAGAGTCTCACTGACTGCCAGCGATGAAGGTCGCGTCATTGGCTGGCTATACCCTTGCGCACCGGCACCTTGTTGAACCATGGAAGACAAATCCGTACGAGACGGAGACTGAGAAGCGAACATCATAGAGGACCGGTCAAAGTTAACCTCACTTTGTGATTTTGCACCCTCGTTCAATGCCACCAAGGAGTAGTTTGATCCGGCCTCGGCTGCTGCCTTTCTTGCTGCAATCTGGCGCTTCTTTCGTGATGACAGATAGCAGTGAAGGAAACCGTAACCAAAGAAGATAGCCCCCAGTATGCTAAAAGTGATGATGGCGGCTATGTGTCCACGACGATTGTATTCTCGCATTTCAGCACTAGTTGTGGTTGTCGCAGTGGATGTCGAGCTGGTCGTTGTGGCGGCAGTGGATGTGCTCTTTGTGGTGGTCGTTGTCATGCTACTCGTCGATTGGGATGTAGAGGATGTGGtcgaggttgaggaggttgtcgagGTTGTCGAGCTGGTCGAACTAGTCGTGCTAGTCGTGCTCGAGGTGGTTGTCGTCGAGGACTCCGTCGTAGTTGTGGCATCAGTGGTTGTGGGGGCCGTCGTGGTATCAGCCTGCGTGGTGGcctctgttgttgttgttgttgcttctTCAGTCGTGCTGGTAGTGTCTTCTGTGGTGGTTGCAGCATCCTCCGTAGTTGAATCTCGTTTTTCTAAAAGCCACCCACGTTCGTAACGTTTGTTTCTTGGGCCGTTATTGCCCTGCAGTATTGCGGGTGTTGGCCCTGTAACGGGGGCAGTTGTGGTAGAAGGCCATTTCGACGACAGTTCAGCACCAGGCTCAGGGCGAGCAATAGCGCCCGAGAAGACCGTCCCCAGCACAACCAAGGATTGTATTCGCATATTCGTGGTGTTTGCGGTGTTCGGCAAAGGTCGATTAAGGGGGGAGGGAAATGgtcagaaggaagaaaggtGAAGCGTAGAGCAGACAGTATTTTGCATGGCTCATGGGAGCAAACATGGCAACGCGACTTCAAATACTAGCGACTTAGAGTTGGAACGATCCCAAAAAATTCTTCGTCTAAGGTCGCTGGCGTCGTACGTGCTCAACGACCAACTTTAGGGCTGACAGGTATTTTTATGGCCGGGCGACTCCTGATTGGCTCGGCGACAGAGAGTGGAGCTCAACAGCCACGCGGAAGACGCGGCTTCGGATCCATCCATGGATACTTAATCActtgttgttgtttccttCGAACCACGTTCATATTGCTTGATCAGCTCTGTCATGATCCTGCTATATCTTCCTAGATCCTAGTGTACATGTCACTGCCATCCATGCTTACCCGCACAGTGGCTGCATCTGCTCTCTGCAAGCCACGATATTCCCTTATCTCCGAGAAGGAACATATACTCCACTCTTCGCGGATAAGGAAAAGAATTTAGCCCAAGAACCACAAATGCTGCTTCGCCCCACCGGCAGTCTCCGCTAACAGTTCCTTGCTGGCGAATGCTGTCAATCTCAACAGCCGATCCACTACTAGTGCACCCGGATTCCCCTTGACCGCGTCGTTTGTTTCACCGCAATCTCCAGGCCCGAAATTAAGGTCAATCCACCTGTCTAGTGATGGGGAGGGTAGCTTCTATTGTAAAACTGCGCCTTGCACCTGTTGaagctataataatagaaagaCGTCGTGAGGATGTCTCGATATAAATAGTTGCTCTCGCCAGATCTCCGGGTACTCCGCTTAGTAATATTGTTATGTTTACCACATTCCCAGTAAATGGCATATATAGTGGTGATTTGAATagtttctgtttcttgcaTTTACTGTGAGTCGGAGACGTGCACGGATCGTCATCAGTTCTAAAAGTATTGGATCATTCTGGCGCTAAAGTAGCTTATTGATTCTCGTCCACAGTTCACTACGCAAGCGTTATTCAATACCCTCCAACTGCGGAGCTTACCTCTAATAATAAACACTTGCACTGGCTTCTCTGCATGAACTTCAGATCGACCATCCCATTGCAGTCCATCAGCCTTCTTCATGGTATCCATACGACCCACATTGAcgtatataaatagtagcCAAGTCTCATAACGGCCCGGGACCCATTCAAGAAGCGCGGGATAgtttctagaattttaagCTGTGACTTGACAGATGGAACATTTCAACGCCCCACTGATTTGCTGTAATACTGCGCAACTTTGGGTTtagaagaggaaggggaagagtATGTTCAATGAGTTGGGGAGATTGGGAAACAATTCGGATATGCACCTCTAGACCTGATATTGTCTTTTACTATATAAGCCTAAGTTGTTCGTACAAACTGAAATGATGTGGATAGACATTATAGGGCATCCGCAGGGTGTTCGGCAGTGTGTCTACTTCCTGTAAAGAGACCATTACACATGGCTTCGGCACCTATGCGCAGCACCTCGATTCTTTGTTCTACAGATAGTAGCGCTTTCTGTTCCaaattctctttttttttttttcgaaTATCGCAATATTCCAACAACTTCCAAATTACCTTTCAGACAACCATAAGCGGCACTTTTACAAATACTGTTGAGCTGTAAATAAACTGACAGCAACGCATATTGGCAGAGTCCCGACAGAGCTTTGGCTTACATACGGTCATGCACCTATATGGAGCGTGACCAAGTGCCACTCGAGTGCATACTATCATATACCCTATAACAGATGAGACTATTCTACCAAGCCTGCGTAATACCGGTGGTAGACCACCCAACAACCATGTGGCACAACCCCCTCAAGGATATGTCCCACTTGCGGCAACTAGCAACTACCCATTGAACTGCTCTGATTCGCCTTCTTTCCGCTTCGGGACAGTTTTAACATGGCACTCGAAGTGGAATCCCACACTACCAGCTCGTTTACCGCTGAAGGGCGCCCAGCTTCAGCGCAACGCCGGAACATCACCTAATCCATGATGTAGGATCCCGAGAAAGAATCCGCAGCACATATCTCGGACAACATTGCTACCTTCCGCTGGACAAGACACTACAAGTCAGAAACCTGCGCCGCCTCCAAGTCGAACGCACGGTGGCCAGGATATCAGGAGTTCTTCCGAATTCCTCAGAGTCCCCTCCCTGCCCCTTTAACATTTCTGAGTCCCTCCCCTTAGTTGGTCGAACAACCAATGAAGCACAGACGAACCAAAACCTGTACGTACATCAGGAATCCGAACAAGGCCTAAACACCCAAGACGGATCTGCCGTAGTGACCACGACTCCAACAGCGGCTCGTCGACCATTCCATTAGTTAACTAGTTCAAAGGTTTCCAACCGCCGAACCGCAGCTGCCGCCGAGCTGCGCCCTAGTATCCTCATACAGACTATCAATTTCACAACCGGAATATCTCAGCTATTCTAAGATTTGTTGAAAGACATTTACCACGGAAGTATTTTAAGACTAAATTAAGATAAGACACTAGATTTTGAATAGATGGTTTAACTAACTCCCCGGTATCGTAAATTACAGTGTACAACAAGCccaatttatatatttgataCATCTATACGTGATTCGCTGAAACGCAAAGGGTTACCCATTTGCTTTCTTCCATAAAGTTCAATTTCTCAATGCAAGGTACCAGAATCGATATACAGTGGGGATATTCGAGTGTAAAAATGATAAGTTGTATGGGCATACTAGGGCGCGGTCTGGTGGTTGACCACGTTAGTGTGGGATCTAGCCACATAATTCCACATAATTGACCTAGTCATTTTTGCTCCGGGACACCATTTGTTTTGTTGCTCTCTTCGGGGCTTGATGAAGGgtacaaaggaaaaggaagtaTTGCGATTTCTTTTCATAAAAACTTTACAATTTTTTGGCTTGTTCAATCCAGCTTAttccttccctcttttcctttttgggtCGGCCAATGTAACGTCTCTTGGAGGAGTTCCACAGAGAACGGTATCCTGCGATCGCGGGAAGATATCCGGCGTGATTGATATTGGGCTCTGTCGTGGTAGCTTCGCTTTTGGTGTTCTGTTTACCTGCACCAAACGTCTACTAGTTAATCTTTTCCTGTGCTTCGACCTGGTTGTACTAACCATGCTCCTTTAAGCTTCTGATCTAGATAGATAGGTACTGAACGATCAACAGGTAACAAGTTGTTTAAGAACACGTTAACCAGTCCATATTCATACTCTGCTGATAGACCAAGTACTCTTATCGGTGACTTCCACTGCATTCCAGTTTATGACTTATACTATGCCGATCCTGTCAgtgatgtatatatgtagAAGTGAGTACATAGAGAATAGCTTATGTGAATGGCTTTCGGTTCAAGATATTCCATTAAACCCGCTCTTCCTGACTCTCGTCCTGAACACTAAATTTGGCCCCACCAAAAGGGGTCTCAGCCTCGGGAGAGAAGTTTTTGTTGATACCCACTGTACCAGCTCTGAGGAGGGCTGATACACGCAGGGCTCTCGATATGTCTCGTGTGTAGGTGGAAGCTTCAAGAGGGTCAATACCTGTTAAATGTTATCTTCTATGGACTGGTTTATTCCGGAGAGACCGAAGTCCGTATTAGTAGCGAGTGTTACTGCCTCATCTTCGGTCTTGAA
This window harbors:
- a CDS encoding epoxide hydrolase, with amino-acid sequence MTSPEIREFTVKIPRERGERLKRKPRDTRLPGQEIVPGAGTRYEPEYNWTDDLYEKWTDDFDWYFVQDKINEPSHYIGEFEAVQIHFRHSRSKTANAISLLLIHWWPAVFYEFSRVWGPMLHPVNENEQALHVVVPSVPGFCCSNWPPKAGWTLQDTVRLFDSVMKKLGYNEYMVQCGGTRHFVGRELGMRCTPSCKLIHFNFIPSEMPNNAKSWTEREHAIAERKEDRYENHLGYAVCMRTRPHTIRIGLHDKILIMPSTRCFSENLPNEEFVEFTTDFCSSSLKVRFGYSSFLGDTEHSSKRMVEMTGKVVYHQEHDNGGHFAALECPGELVQDVRELAAQELEEVAYIID
- a CDS encoding putative facilitator of iron transport 3 precursor, which gives rise to MRIQSLVVLGTVFSGAIARPEPGAELSSKWPSTTTAPVTGPTPAILQGNNGPRNKRYERGWLLEKRDSTTEDAATTTEDTTSTTEEATTTTTEATTQADTTTAPTTTDATTTTESSTTTTSSTTSTTSSTSSTTSTTSSTSTTSSTSQSTSSMTTTTTKSTSTAATTTSSTSTATTTTSAEMREYNRRGHIAAIITFSILGAIFFGYGFLHCYLSSRKKRQIAARKAAAEAGSNYSLVALNEGAKSQSEVNFDRSSMMFASQSPSRTDLSSMVQQGAGAQGYSQPMTRPSSLAVSETLHQSPPAGPRSNSPRGNFI